One segment of Ascochyta rabiei chromosome 7, complete sequence DNA contains the following:
- a CDS encoding Glycerol 2-dehydrogenase (NADP(+)), which yields MGIQNNKTYKLSNGVEIPAVGFGTFANEGSKGETYKAVTKALEVGYRHLDCAWFYQNEGEVGDAVQDFLKANPSVTRQDLFICTKVWNHLHEPEEVQWSINNSLEKLKMDYVDLFLVHWPIAAESDDQHMPKIGSDGKYVIKKGLTENPEPTWRAMEELYKSGKAHAIGVSNWTVQGLKQLLKIAEVKPHANQIEIHPFLPNTELVDFCLKNDILPAAYSPLGSQNQVPSTGETVRQNAKLNEVAQRSGHDLAQVLLAWGLQRGYVVLPKSSTASRIESNWQIPELSKEDFEAVQEVAKGRHTRFVNMKDTFGYNVWPEETDGGEIKA from the coding sequence ATGGGCATTCAGAACAACAAGACCTACAAGCTCTCCAACGGCGTCGAGATCCCCGCCGTGGGCTTCGGCACCTTTGCCAACGAGGGCTCCAAGGGCGAGACATACAAGGCCGTCACCAAGGCGCTCGAGGTCGGTTACCGCCATCTCGACTGCGCCTGGTTCTACCAGAACGAGGGCGAAGTTGGCGATGCCGTCCAAGACTTCCTCAAGGCCAACCCCAGCGTCACCCGCCAGGACCTGTTCATCTGCACAAAGGTCTGGAACCACCTGCACGAGCCCGAGGAGGTCCAGTGGTCTATCAACAACTCGCTCGAGAAGCTGAAGATGGACTACGTCGACCTCTTCCTCGTCCACTGGCCCATTGCCGCCGAGAGCGACGACCAGCACATGCCCAAGATCGGCAGCGACGGAAAGTACGTGATCAAAAAGGGCCTCACCGAGAACCCCGAGCCCACATGGCGCGCAATGGAGGAGCTCTACAAGTCCGGCAAGGCTCACGCCATTGGTGTTTCCAACTGGACTGTCCAAGGTCTCAAGCAGCTCCTCAAGATTGCAGAGGTCAAGCCACACGCCAACCAGATCGAAATCCACCCCTTCCTCCCCAACACCGAGCTCGTCGATTTCTGCCTGAAGAACGACATCCTGCCTGCCGCCTACTCGCCTCTCGGCTCCCAGAACCAGGTCCCCAGCACCGGCGAGACGGTCCGCCAGAACGCCAAGCTCAACGAGGTTGCGCAGCGCAGCGGCCACGACCTCGCACAAGTCCTGCTCGCCTGGGGTCTGCAGCGCGGCTACGTTGTGCTGCCCAAGAGCTCCACCGCCAGCCGCATCGAGAGCAACTGGCAGATTCCCGAGCTCAGCAAGGAGGACTTTGAAGCCGTACAGGAGGTCGCAAAGGGAAGGCACACACGCTTTGTCAACATGAAGGACACCTTTGGCTACAACGTCTGGCCCGAGGAGACTGATGGCGGCGAGATCAAGGCTTAG
- a CDS encoding ATP synthase F0 subcomplex subunit H atp14 codes for MFAHSIRASRQALARVARQQPTIARRTFITPTAVRSADLVQDLYLRELKNYKVPQVKANDAEGHVQKFSVPAAPKSPEEADIANELNAYETQQPDVGTEATAADGQVLPDEDWFVEEDESITTPGATH; via the exons ATGTTCGCGCACTCCATCAGGGCCTCG CGCCAGGCGCTCGCACGCGTTGCTCGCCAGCAGCCTACCATTGCCCGCCGCACCTTCATCACCCCTACGGCCGTCCGCTCAG CCGACTTGGTGCAAGACCTCTACCTCCGCGAGCTCAAGAACTACAAGGTCCCCCAGGTCAAGGCCAACGACGCCGAGGGCCATGTCCAGAAGTTCTCTGTCCCCGCCGCCCCCAAGTCCCCCGAGGAGGCCGACATTGCGAACGAGCTCAACGCCTACGAGACCCAGCAGCCCGACGTTGGCACTGAGGCTACTGCGGCGGATGGCCAGGTCCTGCCTGACGAGGACTGGTTCGTTGAGGAGGACGAGTCGATCACCACCCCCGGTGCTACCCACTAG
- a CDS encoding transcription initiation factor IIB: MSYAPNGRMLSPGEVYEEAPKSVKEEEWSEDLNVTLMCPDCREMPPNLVEEFSAGDTICGSCGRVLSERGIDTRSEWRTFSNDDQGNDDPSRIGDAANPLLRGSQLQTEIGFGDGGLKVRELSRAHNKSNHDNGNKSLQSAYGQITTLCDSQNISKTTQDTAKLLFRMTDDAKLFKGKSQDAIIAGCIFIACRQHNQNRSFREIFKMTNVSKKEVGRTFKALEAFLQKKQKDSGGPQVAGNGAVLDTTNFSKGGSTSAETLMPRACAKLDLERFIQLIAEECARLVSDHGIAAGRSPLSIAGACLYFVSHLMGNPRSPKEIGQAVEVSDGTIRTAYKALYSAQDQIIKQEWLEASKGGDKSRLPAI, from the coding sequence ATGTCGTACGCGCCTAACGGTCGCATGCTCTCGCCGGGCGAGGTCTATGAGGAGGCGCCCAAGTCCGTCAAGGAGGAAGAATGGTCAGAGGACCTGAACGTCACCCTTATGTGCCCCGACTGTCGCGAAATGCCCCCAAACCTCGTCGAAGAGTTCAGCGCCGGAGACACCATCTGTGGCTCCTGCGGCCGTGTCCTCTCGGAGCGCGGCATTGACACACGGTCGGAGTGGCGTACGTTCTCCAACGACGACCAAGGCAACGATGACCCCTCCCGTATCGGTGACGCCGCCAACCCGTTGCTGCGAGGCTCCCAGCTGCAAACTGAAATCGGCTTCGGCGACGGCGGCCTGAAGGTGCGCGAACTGTCTCGTGCCCATAACAAGAGCAACCACGACAATGGCAACAAGTCGCTCCAATCTGCCTACGGCCAAATCACCACGCTCTGCGACTCGCAAAACATTAGCAAGACCACGCAAGATACTGCCAAGCTGCTGTTCCGTATGACGGACGATGCAAAGCTGTTCAAGGGCAAGTCGCAGGACGCCATCATCGCCGGCTGCATCTTCATCGCTTGTCGACAACACAACCAGAACCGTAGTTTCCGTGAGATCTTCAAGATGACCAACGTGTCAAAGAAGGAGGTGGGTCGTACATTCAAGGCTCTCGAAGCGTTCCTACAAAAGAAGCAGAAGGACAGCGGTGGCCCTCAGGTTGCCGGAAATGGCGCTGTTCTGGACACTACAAACTTCTCCAAGGGCGGCAGCACCAGCGCAGAAACGCTCATGCCTCGTGCCTGCGCCAAGCTTGACCTCGAACGCTTCATCCAGCTCATTGCCGAAGAGTGTGCACGCCTCGTCTCGGATCACGGAATTGCTGCCGGTCGCTCTCCTCTGTCTATTGCCGGTGCCTGTCTTTATTTTGTTTCTCATCTTATGGGCAACCCTCGATCCCCCAAGGAGATTGGCCAGGCTGTCGAGGTCAGCGACGGTACTATCCGCACCGCCTACAAGGCCCTCTACAGCGCACAAGATCAAATCATCAAGCAAGAGTGGCTGGAAGCCAGCAAGGGTGGCGACAAATCGAGGCTCCCTGCAATCTAA
- a CDS encoding [4Fe-4S] proteins maturation produces the protein MLQSGARAYSRTAATSQLHLDFLAPLTWIRAARPVSAFRRSTQLRHATPQPRRALATSTDPSLATPARAILHPRTDDSGTPMAISISPRASHRLSSIAQKDGNPNSALRISIESGGCHGFQYLMSLTDLGREPATEEDTVFEGEKGEKVVVDESSLELLNGSTVDYTMELIGSQFKITGIPGATSSCGCGTSFDIKLD, from the coding sequence ATGCTGCAGAGCGGTGCGAGAGCGTACAGCCGGACAGCCGCCACCTCCCAGCTGCATCTCGACTTTCTTGCGCCCTTGACATGGATCCGAGCAGCGAGGCCAGTGTCGGCCTTCCGAAGAAGCACCCAGCTTCGCCATGCTACACCGCAACCTCGCCGCGCGCTAGCCACCTCCACCGACCCCTCTCTCGCAACCCCCGCGCGTGCAATCCTCCATCCACGCACTGACGACTCCGGCACACCCATGGCCATCTCCATCTCACCGCGCGCCTCACACCGCCTCTCCAGCATCGCCCAAAAAGACGGAAACCCAAACTCTGCTCTGCGCATCAGCATCGAGAGCGGCGGCTGCCACGGCTTCCAGTATCTCATGTCGCTCACGGACCTTGGAAGAGAACCAGCGACCGAAGAAGACACCGTGTTTGAGGGCGAGAAGGGCGAGAAGGTGGTGGTTGATGAAAGCAGTTTGGAGCTGCTGAACGGGAGTACCGTGGACTATACGATGGAGTTGATCGGGAGCCAATTCAAGATTACAGGGATCCCAGGAGCGACGAGTAGTTGCGGGTGTGGCACAAGTTTCGACATCAAGCTTGACTAG
- a CDS encoding Kynureninase, with amino-acid sequence MTMPGSKNPYQSIADAELCSEEFAEKEDRRDDLSRLRQEFVIPSKGDLKSKQYGFQQKKAEAEAEAEAEAEAEAEAATQNDDNEDSIYFCGNSLGLQPRKTKDYVNRYLDTWASKAVFGHFTDYEGGLPPWLHLDDATKQQSAKIVGALPSEVVVMETLTANLHLLMSSFYRPTADRWKIIIEGKAFPSDHYAALSQIAHHNLDPSALITIEPPSAASPYLSTEHILSVISKHAATTALILLPGIQFYSGQFLDIELITRHCHSNGILIGWDLAHAVGNVPVKLHDWNVDFAAWCNYKYMNGGPGVIGGLFVHEQHGRVEERTIAKSDFTDGTKRKLNSNNSAPKQQNDSQLSYRPRLSGWWGSDKSSRFAMENKFVPIPGASGFQLSNPSALDMTSVLASLDVFSLTTMDALRERSVRLTGYLEARLLRYDGGKPPYTIITPSNPAERGAQLSVLLNPGLLDSVQAYIEERGVVVDERKPDVLRIAPAPLYNNFHDIHRFITVFHEACRRAVAGKIQSRGESGVPEAIAAT; translated from the exons ATGACTATGCCAGGGTCCAAGAATCCTTATCAGTCGATAGCCGACGCGGAGCTATGCTCCGAGGAGTTTGCAGAGAAAGAGGACAGGAGAGATGATTTGAGCAGGCTCAGGCAAGAGTTTGTCATTCCCTCAAAAGGCGATCTCAAGAGCAAGCAGTATGGGTTCCAGCAAAAaaaagcagaagcagaagcagaagcagaagcagaagcagaagcagaagcagaagcagcaacacagaacgacgacaacgaggATTCGATCTACTTCTGTGGCAACTCACTCGGTCTGCAACCCCGGAAGACAAAAGACTACGTGAACAGGTATCTGGACACCTGGGCCTCAAAAGCTGTCTTTGGCCACTTTACAGACTATGAGGGAGGCTTGCCACCATGGCTTCACCTGGACGATGCAACTAAGCAGCAATCAGCTAAGATTGTTGGCGCACTGCCGAGCGAGGTCGTGGTCATGGAGACGTTGACGGCGAATCTGCATCTTCTCATGTCAAGCTTCTACCGACCAACTGCAGACCGGTGGAAGATCATCATCGAGGGCAAGGCGTTCCCAAGCGACCAT TATGCTGCACTCTCTCAAATCGCCCATCACAATCTCGATCCGTCCGCCCTCATCACCATCGAGCCACCCTCGGCCGCCTCGCCCTACCTTTCAACCGAGCATATTCTGTCTGTGATTTCGAAACATGCTGCCACAACCGCCCTCATCCTGCTGCCAGGCATACAATTCTACTCGGGCCAGTTCCTCGACATCGAGCTCATAACCCGCCACTGCCACTCCAACGGCATCCTCATCGGCTGGGACCTCGCCCACGCCGTTGGCAACGTGCCCGTGAAGCTTCATGACTGGAACGTCGACTTTGCAGCATGGTGCAACTACAAATACATGAACGGCGGTCCAGGCGTGATTGGCGGTCTTTTCGTTCATGAGCAGCACGGTAGAGTCGAGGAACGTACTATAGCCAAGTCAGATTTTACAGATGGTACCAAAAGGAAATTAAACAGTAACAACAGCGCACCAAAGCAACAAAACGACAGCCAGCTGTCCTATCGCCCTCGTCTAAGTGGCTGGTGGGGTAGCGACAAAAGTTCCCGCTTCGCCATGGAAAACAAATTCGTCCCCATCCCCGGCGCCAGCGGCTTCCAGCTCAGCAACCCGTCAGCCTTGGACATGACATCCGTGCTTGCATCGCTCGATGTCTTCTCTCTGACCACCATGGACGCTCTGCGCGAGCGCAGCGTACGATTGACTGGCTACCTGGAAGCGCGACTCCTGCGGTACGACGGCGGAAAGCCACCGTATACCATCATCACGCCATCAAACCCCGCCGAGCGTGGCGCGCAGCTCAGCGTGCTCCTCAACCCGGGACTGCTTGACAGCGTGCAAGCTTATATCGAGGAGCGTGGTGTCGTGGTCGATGAGCGGAAACCAGATGTCCTAAGGATTGCGCCTGCGCCTCTTTACAACAATTTCCACGACATTCACCGCTTCATCACAGTGTTCCACGAGGCTTGTCGCAGAGCTGTTGCCGGGAAGATTCAGTCGCGCGGCGAGAGCGGCGTGCCCGAGGCGATTGCTGCAACGTAA
- a CDS encoding RNAPII degradation factor, whose translation MSEAQSRPARGRTTARGGGRGGGYGSRGPRNTNGDSASPTVDTSAEQGELAELKKRYQPQLTTLKELFPDWSDADLVLAIDDADADLERTIERISEGTVSQFSEVPKKAKDRSRSKAAKESFAPTDSSTTRGPRGEGPRRGLDSARGGRGRGTERGRGGFRGGRGGAATGPRTASTSVPTTESAAWDTPAAEPGAWDTKPATAATTETEASAGAWGAKPDTSSTTTNTTTNTTTNTTNTTNTNTNTNTNTTEQAKKKDAVPGTASEVLHNPVEAAKHPITAAKKTWASMFAKPAEPTPPKPAAKPADAPKESAPAPVETPAAPVAQESAVQAEELPIPPVADEVDEPTIIADEATKTPDKAEEPVAELNLTPSKDELTKENVEHLPDESHPPPTETAFSTVASSKDIGSVGVATPLSTSGQAPIGRPAVGGYATTALKATSGTPHRSASFQRKLVEQQEAVVMPGNHAVDRAAVQFGSLGLGGEEDVDEDREEAETRTQPPQHSPVTQPRASLPPAPRQAPHVEESEPEQSVPTPKQAPGLPPAPQQQQPLSQQSPSNPLASQAMQNQGSQSSQPYNQFGRYGQQADTAAAPSQKPYDPFGQQIPSSSNQYDYPGQQSQAQSQPGAFSSAPDNYSSQYLTSEQQRNAYQQYYQNYGQQTPSQQEAGSAQQRTGSGFGSGPQDSFSQGQQSRYNEASNSGHNTPNPTLGSQLPSGPASQSQQHHHQGHSQQSQQGQHGGYPYNHPYYGSPYYANYMNQFGGYGQQQGYGSFGKGMYGQPHHYGMSPQASYDQHSSSPANVGGFGASSNDRGSGFGGLGEYGRSASGMGQNHSATAGSGGFGGLPDTFSRPGYTGQSSYGQQQSGQQGGDDSLKGFGDSKSAVPSQSALGAQQGRPGSATQSTPSQSAQGLHQQQSHQQGFGGYPSHLGGNSQYGGLGGLGHQQGGGNQQHQQSGYGNYGGFGGGYGGGSYNSRAGWGTNYGQH comes from the exons ATGTCTGAAGCACAAAGCAGGCCTGCGCGAGGCCGGACCACGGctcgcggcggcggcagagGAGGAGGCTATGGCTCGCGAGGGCCGCGCAACACCAACGGCGACAGCGCGTCGCCCACCGTCGACACATCCGCAGAGCAGGGCGAGCTGGCCGAGCTGAAGAAGCGCTACCAGCCGCAATTGACCACACTGAAGGAGCTGTTCCCCGACTGGTCCGACGCCGATCTCGTGCTCGCCATcgacgacgccgacgccgacctGGAGCGGACCATCGAGCGCATCAGCGAAG GCACCGTCTCGCAGTTCAGCGAAGTCCCCAAGAAGGCCAAGGACCGGTCGCGCTCCAAAGCAGCAAAGGAGAGCTTTGCCCCTACAGACTCGTCCACCACCCGTGGTCCACGCGGCGAGGGCCCCCGACGCGGTCTTGACAGCGCCCGCGGCGGTCGTGGTCGCGGCACGGAGCGAGGCCGTGGTGGCTTCCGCGGCGGACGTGGAGGTGCTGCAACCGGACCCCGCACTGCGTCGACCTCAGTGCCCACGACCGAGTCTGCTGCATGGGACACGCCCGCTGCCGAGCCTGGAGCTTGGGACACGAAGCCAGCGACTGCAGCCACGACCGAGACCGAAGCCAGCGCCGGCGCGTGGGGCGCGAAGCCAGACACCTCTTctaccaccaccaacaccaccaccaacactaccaccaacaccaccaacaccaccaacactaacaccaacaccaacaccaacaccaccgaGCAGGCCAAGAAAAAGGACGCAGTACCCGGCACTGCATCAGAGGTGCTGCACAACCCAGTCGAGGCCGCAAAGCACCCCATAACCGCCGCCAAGAAGACGTGGGCCAGCATGTTCGCAAAGCCCGCAGAGCCTACCCCTCCCAAGCCTGCCGCGAAGCCCGCCGACGCTCCCAAGGAGTCAGCCCCTGCACCAGTCGAGACACCTGCTGCCCCGGTCGCACAGGAGTCAGCTGTCCAGGCTGAGGAGCTGCCCATCCCCCCCGTCGCAGACGAGGTCGACGAGCCCACAATCATCGCCGACGAGGCAACCAAGACGCCCGACAAGGCTGAAGAGCCAGTAGCTGAGCTCAACCTCACGCCCTCCAAAGACGAGCTCACAAAGGAGAATGTGGAGCACCTGCCCGACGAGTCGCACCCGCCGCCCACCGAGACCGCGTTCAGCACCGTCGCTAGCTCCAAGGATATTGGAAGCGTTGGCGTAGCCACCCCGCTGAGCACATCAGGCCAGGCTCCTATCGGCCGCCCTGCTGTGGGAGGATATGCAACCACCGCACTCAAGGCAACTTCCGGAACACCACACCGCAGCGCTAGCTTCCAGAGGAAGCTCGTCGAGCAGCAGGAGGCAGTCGTCATGCCAGGAAACCACGCCGTAGACAGGGCAGCAGTCCAGTTCGGCAGCTTGGGCCTGGGCGGCGAGGAAGATGTCGATGAAGACAGGGAGGAGGCCGAGACCAGGACTCAACCCCCTCAGCACTCGCCTGTCACCCAACCTAGGGCTTCATTGCCGCCTGCGCCTCGCCAGGCCCCTCACGTCGAAGAGTCGGAGCCCGAGCAGTCTGTCCCTACACCCAAGCAGGCGCCTGGCTTGCCCCCAGCAccccagcagcagcagccccTGTCGCAGCAGTCCCCTTCGAACCCGCTCGCATCGCAGGCGATGCAGAACCAGGGCTCGCAGTCCAGCCAGCCCTACAACCAGTTCGGACGCTACGGCCAGCAGGCCGACACCGCTGCTGCACCTTCTCAGAAGCCATACGATCCATTCGGTCAGCAGATTCCGTCGTCTTCGAATCAGTACGACTACCCTGGCCAACAGAGCCAGGCCCAGTCACAGCCTGGCGCATTCTCCTCGGCACCTGACAACTACTCTTCCCAGTACCTCACGTCCGAGCAGCAGCGCAACGCGTACCAGCAATACTACCAGAACTACGGTCAACAGACACCTAGTCAGCAGGAGGCCGGCTCTGCTCAGCAGCGCACCGGCAGTGGATTTGGCTCTGGACCCCAGGACTCTTTCTCCCAGGGTCAGCAGAGTCGATACAACGAAGCATCGAACAGCGGACACAACACGCCCAACCCTACTCTGGGAAGCCAGCTTCCTTCTGGACCTGCTTCGCAAAGCCAGCAACATCACCACCAGGGACACAGCCAGCAATCCCAGCAGGGCCAGCACGGTGGTTACCCATACAACCACCCATACTACGGCAGCCCGTACTATGCCAACTACATGAACCAATTCGGAGGCTACGGTCAGCAGCAAGGCTACGGCAGCTTCGGAAAGGGCATGTATGGTCAGCCCCACCACTACGGAATGTCCCCTCAGGCATCGTACGACCAGCACTCGTCCTCTCCGGCTAATGTAGGGGGCTTCGGAGCGTCCTCCAACGACCGTGGCAGTGGCTTTGGTGGTCTTGGTGAATACGGTCGCTCAGCTTCCGGCATGGGCCAGAACCACAGCGCCACAGCCGGTTCTGGCGGATTCGGCGGTCTTCCTGATACGTTCAGCCGACCTGGATACACGGGTCAGAGCTCATATGGCCAGCAGCAAAGCGGCCAACAGGGTGGCGACGACTCCCTGAAGGGTTTCGGTGACTCCAAGAGCGCTGTGCCTAGCCAGTCGGCTCTGGGAGCCCAGCAAGGTCGTCCTGGATCAGCCACTCAGAGCACCCCTAGCCAAAGCGCTCAGGGTCTGCACCAGCAGCAATCTCACCAGCAGGGCTTCGGCGGTTACCCCAGCCACCTCGGCGGAAACAGCCAGTACGGTGGGCTCGGTGGCCTGGGCCACCAGCAGGGCGGCGGTAACCAACAGCACCAGCAGAGCGGCTACGGCAACTATGGTGGATTCGGCGGTGGTTACGGCGGTGGGAGCTACAACAGCCGTGCAGGCTGGGGTACCAACTATGGGCAGCACTAG